From the genome of Ziziphus jujuba cultivar Dongzao chromosome 4, ASM3175591v1:
gtatcatgtactagtgagataacacctttagctttaggatttaaacttcgatcagggtaaaaatccttatatccctaagttgtaacaaatatatatatatatacatatattatgtttttttattacaaactaacattattacaaactaacattattcttcatcaaattcattgatttccctgccttcatcctttatttattttccatgctcagggatgtcgatggaaccaaaaaaaaaaaaaaaaatttaaatttcaaaaaaaaaattaaaaaaattaaaaacgacgtgtcatctgggtgtcgttcatcccagaTGACATGTCGTTCGATCCATCTTCAACCTTTGTCCGGGTTGACCTGAACCCGCCTGAACCGGTCCCGATTCGATTCTTGACTCGGTTATTTCTCGCACGTCTGACCACCGTTCAAGGCCAAACCAGcctcatttttttcctctcttcatttcctactaataccTAATATCAGtctatcctaaaacctaggttataatcacttccatacaaaaacctaaatcttcaaaaatttcacatttttaaccggttctaaacacaaatcacaagtttcaatgtctcacattgtactaaatttgtaagtatttaacggtaaggcaacaaataaacacaaaaaaaaaaaaaaaatccacacgGGTCCAcggcaaggcaacaaataaacacaaaaacaaatccacaccGGTCACGACAAGGCaaaaaatccacacaaaaacaaagcCACACCGGTCCAcagcaacaaataaacaaaaatattaaaacaattacctTGGATATAGCCATTCAAGGgtgctgagatgagatgaagttttatttttttgttttttctttgtatttttttttgggtgctgagATGAAGCTTCCTTTGGCTTTTCCAcggcaagttttgtttttttgtatttttgtgtattcttgtaaaaacaattacttcatgtcctttgttttctttttctaaaaggtagatttttgttctttgtttgtttaaaacataaaaggatatctaagtcattttttattgttttaaggttaaaatagatattgaagggtagaaaaaaaaaatagcaaatgaaAGGGTAAAAATCGTAAAGCTCATCCCTATgggggcattgggccaaattcccccaaAGGAAAAGACAACCTTTCTCTTTGAGTAGAAACTACAGGTCAACAGCACGAAAACAAAGCCCAATGATCAGCATAAAGCCCAATGCATGCAAACGCATCACATAGGACCAAGCCCAACAagcaaatacaaaataaatgacGTTGAATATTTTGTACTATACCATATAGAGAGCCATAAGATGCATCCTTGGGTGTTTGGTGAAAGAGAAACTATTTAAGgaaattggtttttgaaaattaatttttttaatataatttttagataatgtgtttttttgggattttttttatagtatttggttaattatagaagaagataggatttataagtaattaaataaatttatatattaaaattaaaaagtaaaattgtatttaaaaaatatgtaaaactaatttctcaaaaaattttaaaatgacaaaTTTTTGAGAGAATTCACTTTCCCTCTCACTTTCCAAcattataagatttattttctactGAGACCCACAAATTCCTCCGTTTAAAAActatctaaacaaaaaaaaatttcactttcgTAGGGAATTTTAAATTCTCACTAACTTTATCATTACCCAAACACCCCATATAGAAGGGAAGCAGCTCCCGcgaaatttcatttttgtaattaaccctaaaactatggtataaataaatacattaagATGAGAGTTTAGAGGTCTTTTTCCTCTGatttttgatggcacaattatAGTTCTTACCATACAGATCAACCATAAACACAGATGGGCTCTAGGATAGAAGCTGATCATAAATCTCATGTCTTATGTATTGCATGGCCAGCTCAAAGCCATATAAAAGCCATGCTCAAATTAGCAAAGCTTCTTCATTCTAGAGGTTTCCACATCACTTTTGTGAACACCGAGTACAACCACAAACGatttcttaaatctcttggtcCTGACTCCCTCCATGGCTTGCCTGACTTCCATTCGAAACAATTCCGGACAGCCTCCCTCCATTAGATAATCATGCCACCCAAGATGTGTTTTTGCTCTTTGTAAAGCCGTTCAAGAGAACATGTTGGCTCCATTTCGTGACCTCCTAAAAAGCTGGCTTAATGATaacaaaaattccaacatgCCCCCGGTGACAAACATTGTTTTCAATGCTACCATGTtgtctattttattatatagcaTTAtggatattcaaaaatattagatttattaaaatatttatcaagttTATCTATTAAATAACATGGTATATGATAGATAATACTTaagtggtttatttttttaattcgttatttatttaaggatttattttttcatatttagattatatgaaaatatcaattaataatatttcaacacataatatttaataaataaatctagtAAAAATTTTAGTATCTATAACATTACTGAATAGATACATgatttatacatattatttcGATTTTGCTAATATGGAAACCTTGTTCTCCTTTCGGTGGATTTTGACTGTTTAATTAGTAAGTGATTATGTGTAATCGCCATCCAATAACTGCATTGCACGGACAATGATCTCACAATATAGTGGGAATGTCACTTATAGTTTTATGTCCATCATATACAAATCATAATATGATATTATCATTCAATTAATTTGAATCATTACAAGTTACCATTCTTAGGGTATTATTTGATagatgtaaaatttttaaattctatcaGATGCTCACATCCAACATGAAATCCCAATTTCAATCCCACACACTAAAGGTCCTCAGTCCACACATGCCAAggactttttttcctttttatcttttttaaaccACATTGCagttgcttttttatttatctatttatttattgagttTTCTTGTCTATCGCTTATATTTCTGTCATCCAAGTACTGtgattctaaattttttatttttgagcatGAAATATTTGAGAAAATAATAGTGAGTCTCAGAAtatgatggatttttttttctttttccctattTATATGGTATGTAATTACGTATGAAGTTCTGACATGTGaactaaagatatatatatatatatatatatatatatatatatataatttttttttcttttctacgaCTTATATGGTGTGTAACAGAGcaagtttcttaattttgaaatttctaaaatttgatgataacaGAACACCACAATACCAtttatttctaataaaaaaatatatattggcaATATAGACAGAGAAACCAGAACAGTATATTAGAAAAAGCATAGTTGAACTAGATCAATATATTAGAAAGTATTTGAAGTAATGACTTTGCTGTTTTTGGATCTAGCTTAGCTTACGATGGCTATGGAGTTTTTCCTGGGTCCCATTGGCGTTGTTGTGCGAGGCTATATGAGTTTTGGAtgagaaaacataaaaataaaaaataaaaaagtcaagtGAGATTGTATTAAGCCAAATCTAATTGTTAGTAAAATTCAACAGTTAAGAATAGAATAATTTTGGGCTTTATTAAATTCCATGATCTTATATAGGAgccatgtatatatagatatatatacataaaataattaataaaatgaatataagttataacataatttattgattattttacaataattttctcttttattttgaattaagcaaAATGACTAAATTAAATTagttgaatataaaaataaatagataattcctttatctaattatttttttaagaaaatctaattaatttacaaaatcattaatttcaattaacaaaattatatatattaatttaaatatctataaaaaattgaaaaaaatcaaaataaaaataaaaatagaacgtaaattaaatttaaaatagaaaagaaatggcaagataagaagaagaagaaaaactaaaGCTAAAACtgatgcaataaaaaaataaaccaagattataaaagaataaaaattgaaaagaaaaagattaaagagggaagaaagaaaagaaaagagaagataataaaagaaataagggaagaaaattgaagaggaaaaaaaagtgatactgcccaaaaaaattaaacgaaatgaagaaggaagaaacaaagatttaaaacgaaaaagaaataaaaataatcaggaaaaaaaaccaagaataaaagattttagaaaaataataaaaaaatcacaaaaaatcaaacaaatatggTATGTGCTTAAGTAAGTTATGATATTTGTTGGTTGTAGTCAAATATTTAaagtttcattatatatatgaaaagttttttattttttatttttattttttgcaaagaaaTCACTCAACTTTTTTGTtatgtgataaataatatttaaagtacatattttaaaatatttattaaatttatttattaaataatatatattaaaatattattgattaatatatttatataattaaaaataaaaaattaaatttttaaatagataaattcaaaaaatatatattaattaaatatgaatattattgattaatatatttatataattaaaaataaaaaattaaatttttaaatagataaattcaaaaaatatatattaattaaatattatcatatattatattatttaataaataaatttaacaaatattttaataattccaCCACGATAAATAGATATGTTACTTGCGCATAAACGTCCACGACATGGTGGATTGGCAATCTACATCGAAAAGTGATAGaatttttaccccaaaaaaaaaataaaaaataaaaaataaacatttacatGGACTAGATCCATCATAATTAACCTCCACGCTCATCATATTTGGTCCCTGAGGCGGACGGCCactcaatttgttttttgtttcttttttttttttttcatttttaaaattttaatggtttttttaactatttattttttgtccccTTCCTAATTACATTTGTGCCCTAGTCGTCTCAGCCTTtactaattttcttttgtttccgtttttttattttgttttgtttttgtcacatttatttgttttcttttaatatttctatttcaCTTAtctgtaatatattttttatcatctcTTTTATATGTAATcagtattatttaatatgtttaaatattttaacactatatacatatttaattaatattttagtatagTTTTATATACAagtacaaatattttcttaaaaaaagtataaatatttataatttattttctatttaatttttgtttgaattacATAAGCTGCAATATTTTTGCTACTTCTTTTAcgtttttaatttactttagaTGTTTAAATTGTAACATAAACTAAAATTTATCTTGTGTCTTTCATGGAATgtgtttacttttattttaatagatttgcaATTAACTTTTTATGTAAAGATTGGTGGAAACCCTGCGGAAAAAATTTACTGATCCGCATTGTCTTATCTAAATGTGATAAAAATTgtctcaatatgtatatatatatatatatatacagtccgtctatggtgcggacggtcctcatgcggaccacagtattggtgacggttttttatagtattggtgatgctTTTCTAAGAAactgtcgttaatactatgaaaaactgtcactaatactgcggtgctcatgcggaccgtcctcaccatagaatttccgtatatatatatattgtctcttttcgtttatttaattgttgggaTCTCAATACGTATGAATAGTgaattatacatatttaaaatgCTGATATGTGTTGTGTTGTGTGTTTGCTTAATATTCATAGTTAAccgggttcttttttttttttttttttttggggggggtgtTGTCTTTTTGAGTTTTTGGAATAGATGACAAAATAGGTAACAATTTgtgataataatattaaaaataaaaacaaaaatgggtaACAATTTAACGTGCTATCTATTAGAAACTTAACAGAAGTAGTTGTTGGAAACTTTGAAGTACCTACCTAATAATTGATCCTCTGACCCAACTTGGCATGGCACATATCAAGGCAAAAAGCTATAAGGCTGCTCCTTCTTCATAACTTTGAGTGCAAAAAAACTCTACAGAGTTGCCAGCCTATATGGAttccaagaaagaagaggtagcTGATAATAAAACTCATCACATCTTGTGTATTCCAACCCCAGCACAAAGCCATATCAAAGCAATGCTTAAATTAGCAAAGCTTCTCCATTCTAGAGGTTTTCATATTACTTTTGTCAACACCGCGTACAACCACAAACGctttcttaaatctcttggtcCCGACTCTCTCCACGGCTTGCCTGACTTCCGGTTCGAAACAATTCCTGACGGCCTTCCGCCTTCAGATGCTGATGCTACACAGGACCTTGTTCCTCTTATCGAAGCCATCATGGGGAAGATGTTGGCTCCCTTCTGTGATCTAGTCAAAAGACTCAATGATATGACCAGAACTGGCAATGATAGTCCCCCTCCAGTGACTCGCATTGTTTCCGACGGATTCATGCCGTTCACCATCACCGCCGGACGAGAACTTAAAATTCCGGTCGTGTTCTTTTATACTATTCCAGCCTGCTCTTTCATGGGCTTCAAACAACTAGGTACACTGCTAGAGAAGTTAGGACCTCCACCAGTACCCAAAggtaaatatacatatacatatttatatatatatatatatacacacacacacatatgaaaGACTTCTAATCTAATATTAGCcttacaatttaattaattatttgattttcttcatttttctttgttttttaatttcagaCACAATTATAGATTGGATTCCGGGAATGAAAGATATGCATGTTAGGGATATGCCAAGCTTTTGCTGGACAGGAAGTACAGCAGATCATTTTATGCTCAACTTTTGCATAGAAGCAACAGAAAAAGCCCATCAAGCTTCAGCAATTATTATTCTCACATTCAAAGCACTGGAGCAAGATGTTTTGGATGCGATCGCATCTATGTTTCCCAAAGTGTTCGCGATTGGTCCCCTTCAACTTCTTCTTAATCGCATACCGGAACACCCTTTGAAACTCAAATACAGTCTTTGGAAGGAAGAGAGCGAATGTCTCCAATGGCTCAATACCAAGCCAAAAGGCTCAGTTTTATACGTCAACTTTGGGAGCATAGCAGTCATGTCGCCAGAACAGCTCATGGAGTTTGGTTATGGAATTGCAAATAGCAAACACCCTTTCTTGTGGATAATCAGGCCTGATTTGGTAGTCGGAAAAACAGCTGTTTTGCCACCCGAGTTCTCCGTGGAAACGAAAGGAAGAGGACTGATAGGGAGTTGGTGCCCACAAGAGGAGGTTCTTAATCATCCATCAATTGGAGGTTTTTTAACACATAGTGGTTGGAATTCAACCGTGGAAAGCTTGTCTTCAGGTGTACCATTACTCTGTTGTCCATTTCTAGGGGATCAACCCACGAACTGCCGATTTTCTTGCAAGGAGTGGGGTATTGGAATGGAGATGGACAAAGAAGCATTGAAGAGAGAGGAAGTTGAGAAGCTTGTGAAAGAGTTGATGGAGGGAGAGAAGGGtaagaaaatgagaaagaatGTGATGGAGTGGAAAAGACTAGCCCATGAGGCTACTGAACCTAATGGTTCTTCATCCATTGACTTGGATAATTTAGTTAGCCACTTAATTTCTTGAATAGGGCTGGCTAGGTCTCTCTAGCTTCACTTCAACCGGAGACTGAAAAATATAAGGGTATTGGTTTTTTTCTGTACACGTTTATATGCTGGCGATTTTCTTAGTTAATttcttttgttctatttttttattgttgtcgttgttttcattttggtttttgttgttaaACACGTTGGAGATGGGTAATAAATTGAATCTGAAGATATGCTCTCATATTTTAGCTTGCACTTTCCCTTGTAGTACTAACAATTATATATGGTTTCATGAACTACTAATTTTTCTCCTAAACAAAATGTGTCAAAAATAATGCCGATCGCAAATTATTTTACTACATATGTCACTTCTATGTGAATCCTAAACATAAATGAACAAATAATACTAAATAAAGAATAATGCTAGAGGCACATATCAAATAGTCTACCAAAATgttcatcaaatatatatgcGTCATTAATTGATTAGCTTGTACTCAATTGAATTTCTCCTTTTaaagattaatttatttatatataggttATGTTAATATTTTGACCAAGAAAATAGTAATACATATACATTTGATAAACAACTTAgtagattttattatatctCTAGCATTACTCATAAATAAAAGCAAACTGCATCACATTTGGTTACATCACTTGGTAACATCTTAGCATTACTTATAGTTTCCTTGTCGGTAAACAAGCGGTTTTAGAATTGTCTTTTATTCCAAGATATAACTTGTATCCATGTGCTTCATATTGTCCTAGAGTTCACTGCTAGAAATATAGCCATCCCTACCCTTTTACGTCAGTCCCATGAAATGCAAGAACAATCCGGCTATAAATTTCATTATGAACATGATCGAACAACTAGTGTTTATTGAACAAGATATAGAGTTGATTGCAGAAATTACTAGTACGAAAGGCATGTTGTAATTGATCCGCTATAGGATTTACATTGGATGCAGTAGAAGCACCTGAAGTACTAAATAGAATAGGTATTAGTTGGTAATGGTTGGAGCAGCAAACTTGGAATCGTAGTTTCTATAGTATTATgatatctaaaatatataaaataatggataaatcatataaaatctcttaaattatttgatacTTACAAATTATTACTTAAATGCCCACAATgaatat
Proteins encoded in this window:
- the LOC107416708 gene encoding 7-deoxyloganetin glucosyltransferase, producing MDSKKEEVADNKTHHILCIPTPAQSHIKAMLKLAKLLHSRGFHITFVNTAYNHKRFLKSLGPDSLHGLPDFRFETIPDGLPPSDADATQDLVPLIEAIMGKMLAPFCDLVKRLNDMTRTGNDSPPPVTRIVSDGFMPFTITAGRELKIPVVFFYTIPACSFMGFKQLGTLLEKLGPPPVPKDTIIDWIPGMKDMHVRDMPSFCWTGSTADHFMLNFCIEATEKAHQASAIIILTFKALEQDVLDAIASMFPKVFAIGPLQLLLNRIPEHPLKLKYSLWKEESECLQWLNTKPKGSVLYVNFGSIAVMSPEQLMEFGYGIANSKHPFLWIIRPDLVVGKTAVLPPEFSVETKGRGLIGSWCPQEEVLNHPSIGGFLTHSGWNSTVESLSSGVPLLCCPFLGDQPTNCRFSCKEWGIGMEMDKEALKREEVEKLVKELMEGEKGKKMRKNVMEWKRLAHEATEPNGSSSIDLDNLVSHLIS